The following DNA comes from Brassica oleracea var. oleracea cultivar TO1000 chromosome C5, BOL, whole genome shotgun sequence.
GACTCGAATCTGAACTGAAAGAGGTGGGGACCTAAAGCCCTTCCTGTGATGGAACCCGAGACTTGCCAATGCTGCAGAAAAAATTCAAACAGAGCTCTGGTGTTTTGAGCAGTAGGGTTAGAGACTCTACCGATAAGAGTGAACTTGTTCTGTTCAATGAGGGCAGAGTTGTCAGTGTCTGGGATCTGTATCGGAGCCCTGCGACGGGGAACCGAGGGGTCGGGGATCTGAACCGGAGTCCTACGACGAGGAGCAGCAGGTTCAGAGGCCCATTTGGCTTTCTCTGTCGCTGAGTACCTTCTAGTCATTTCAATGCTTGAGGAGAGAAGTACGGAGCGAAGGAGAGTGTGGCGTTTATCGGAGCAGGGGAAAAACACAAACTATCCTCACAACGGAGGCAAGACACAAAAACAAACAAAGGAACATTGCTTTTGGAGAGCCCACAGTGCAGGGTGGTAAGGAATTCTCAGGGGGAGGAGATAACTAGAAGAGACCAGAGGGGAGGAAAGACGGGAGAGGCAACCCAGCTTCCATAATCGCCTTCGAGAGGTGTAGATTCCGGTAAAGCAGCGGTGAGAGCGGTCCCTCCGACCCGGGTCGGGGGAAGAACCCGGCGGGTAAAGGGCAGAGGGTGCTAGTGACCGGGGGACAATCCCAAAAGGGGAAAGGAATTTGAAAAAGAAAAAGGAGTGTCAGCGGTTTTAGGCCAATAGAAGGTAAAACCGGGTAGAAAAGTCAAACAATGGGACTTTAGACTGCTGGGCAAGGACCTTTCTCAAAGACAGTGTCCGGGAGAAAAACGTAATGTAGTAAACATACAATAGTTTGATGATTATTATTATTAGTGGTTAGGTCGCTAAGGTCGTCACTATGTTACTTAAAAGGTGAAAATTAGCTTTTATATATATGGAAACATTTGTAAATGAGATCAACAACACAACTGAGCCATGCATTGGTTCCAGTTTTCTCACTGTCCCCCTTTCTTATCATCATCCTCTTCAAAGTTTATTCCTTTGCAAACAGATATGCTGAATCACTGCTTTGTGTCTCATAACGCCAATACTATGTATTTCTCTGCCTCCAACTAAAAGCTCAATCTTATAAACTCTTCCTCAAAGAAGCCAAATCCTCTCACGTCCTGTGTTATCAATGTTGAGAACTTAGAGCAGCATTAACGCAACGGGAGGGAGCGTGGGTTCTAATTTTTTTTTTTTTTTTTTTNNNNNNNNNNNNNNNNNNNNNNNNNNNNNNNNNNNNNNNNNNNNNNNNNNNNNNNNNNNNNNNNNNNNGGTTTTTTTTTTTTTTTTTTTTTTTTTGTTTTATCCGATTAAAAAAAAAATAGATCAATCGCGGACCGCCACGTGACAGTGGGGTCCGCGAAAAGTGGCAAAAACCTCACAAACTCACCTCTTACTGAAAAGGTAGAAGAGGCAGGTTTTAAATAATGGTGGATCCCGCATGATTTTAAATTTTTTTTTTTGAAGAACCAGACAGTTATTGATGCTTTTAGTCTGTTGTGGCTGCAGCAAGTGCAATTAGCTTGAACCTTTTCTCTTCTGAATCATCCCTAAGAGTTTTCAACTTATGCAACTTCCTGAATACGGTTAGGCTTCAGGGGATTTTGTTGACTCCATTTTTGGCCTAATAGTGGTTTATGCTGCCCTTATCATGCATGTATGATGCTCGAGTACTTTGCTCATTTATGCCAAAACTC
Coding sequences within:
- the LOC106292337 gene encoding uncharacterized protein LOC106292337 translates to MTRRYSATEKAKWASEPAAPRRRTPVQIPDPSVPRRRAPIQIPDTDNSALIEQNKFTLIGRVSNPTAQNTRALFEFFLQHWQVSGSITGRALGPHLFQFRFESEKDLLSILNRAPYHFKQWMILPNVGNQQSQRLSPP